From Xenopus laevis strain J_2021 chromosome 7L, Xenopus_laevis_v10.1, whole genome shotgun sequence, one genomic window encodes:
- the fam43b.L gene encoding protein FAM43B, whose translation MLPWRRKGKFVLAQKEQEGKALSYPRLLPSFLRSCPDLLPNISGQCLGTVFRRKRQTVELTREEPSDKVRYLGSAVTLRAQGEGCTAEAVGQIWERSGGGSRGPRVKLSVSSEGIRVFPGKGKTANTYLLHRITHCCTDSAHPRLLCWVYRHQVRHKAVVLRCHAVLLPRHEKAAALALRLCHISRAAFCDFKRLKRQNDYRRGQQERLGQSVVPLVPLRKILNARCYYHPREVRGSGALGLSSIQEEEEDEDEEQNSPGRTCDQGSHNLLENNETMLDLVQELRRLSIQRALTQSLNWTFSHPTCAIDWKHPMRTMC comes from the coding sequence ATGCTGCCCTGGAGGAGGAAAGGAAAGTTTGTGCTGGCACAGAAAGAGCAGGAGGGCAAAGCATTAAGTTACCCCAGGCTGCTGCCCTCCTTCCTGCGCTCCTGTCCCGATCTTCTACCCAATATCTCCGGGCAGTGCCTGGGCACGGTGTTCAGGAGGAAGCGGCAGACGGTGGAGCTGACCCGGGAGGAGCCCAGTGACAAGGTGCGGTACTTGGGCAGTGCGGTGACCCTGCGGGCCCAAGGGGAGGGCTGCACGGCGGAGGCGGTAGGGCAGATCTGGGAGCGGAGCGGGGGTGGAAGCCGGGGCCCCAGGGTGAAGCTGTCGGTGAGTAGTGAAGGCATCAGGGTGTTCCCTGGGAAGGGCAAAACTGCCAACACTTACCTTCTGCACCGAATCACCCACTGTTGTACCGACAGCGCCCACCCCCGGCTCCTCTGCTGGGTCTACAGGCACCAAGTCCGGCACAAGGCGGTGGTGCTCCGGTGCCATGCGGTGCTGCTCCCCAGGCATGAGAAAGCTGCGGCCCTGGCACTGAGACTTTGCCACATCTCACGGGCAGCCTTTTGCGACTTCAAGCGACTAAAGAGGCAGAACGACTACAGGAGGGGGCAGCAGGAGAGGCTGGGGCAAAGTGTTGTGCCCTTGGTGCCCCTAAGGAAGATACTGAATGCCAGGTGCTATTATCATCCCCGGGAGGTGAGGGGCAGCGGGGCACTGGGGCTGAGCTCAATccaagaggaagaagaggatgagGACGAAGAGCAGAATAGCCCAGGGAGGACATGCGATCAGGGCTCCCACAATTTACTGGAGAACAATGAGACCATGTTGGACTTGGTTCAAGAGCTGAGGAGGTTGAGTATCCAGAGAGCCCTCACCCAGAGTCTCAACTGGACCTTCAGCCACCCAACCTGTGCCATTGACTGGAAACATCCTATGAGGACTATGTGCTGA